A part of Candidatus Electrothrix aestuarii genomic DNA contains:
- a CDS encoding DotU family type IV/VI secretion system protein → MRLVDCFCDLFALVLSLPENQEQDLDAQQTQETFLTLVEEARQCARERGYNQQQFEEALFAVTVWVDETILCSDLPFVTTWSTYQLQLHFFGINNGGDQFYDRLDALDRQNTQLLEVFAYCLALGFHGRLYGDTAALEERRAELNNRLYGDSAPSDKLFPASYRSGTSKHGYIPPKIYALRTLVLFLLPLSILIGIYFIFFYRLDIHMQSILRG, encoded by the coding sequence ATGCGCCTCGTTGACTGTTTCTGTGATCTTTTTGCTCTTGTCCTCAGCCTTCCTGAAAATCAAGAGCAAGATCTTGATGCTCAGCAAACCCAGGAAACCTTTCTCACGCTTGTCGAAGAAGCCCGCCAGTGTGCCAGGGAACGAGGGTATAACCAGCAGCAATTCGAAGAAGCTCTGTTCGCTGTTACCGTATGGGTTGATGAAACAATACTCTGTTCAGACCTTCCATTCGTTACCACTTGGTCAACATATCAATTACAGCTCCATTTCTTTGGCATAAATAACGGCGGCGATCAGTTTTATGATCGCCTTGATGCTCTTGATCGTCAGAACACACAGCTTTTAGAGGTTTTCGCCTACTGCCTCGCTTTAGGTTTTCATGGTCGGCTCTATGGAGACACAGCTGCTCTGGAAGAACGACGCGCTGAGCTCAACAACAGGCTATATGGCGACTCTGCTCCGTCGGACAAACTCTTTCCTGCCAGTTACCGTAGCGGCACGAGCAAACATGGCTATATCCCACCGAAAATATATGCTCTTCGTACACTCGTGTTGTTCTTGCTTCCCCTGTCAATTCTTATCGGTATCTATTTTATATTTTTTTATCGTCTTGATATCCATATGCAATCCATTCTTCGAGGCTAG
- the tssC gene encoding type VI secretion system contractile sheath large subunit, whose translation MSEKQQETAQEGAVQEGESISLLDEIVRETKLSPGDDGYDVTRLGLQTFIDALLQPDRAEHRVSQGLVDEMIADLDDKLSRQMNSILHNKEFQQLESAWRSLKYLVDHTDFRENTKIEVLNVSKQDLIDDFEDSPEIVKSGLYKLAYTAEYGQFGGQPYGMMVGNFDFGPGNQDMALLRNIASIASMSHAPFTAAAGPSFFGLDDFSGLPNLKDLKSIFDGPQYAKWRSLRQSEDSRNVGLALPRFLLRLPYGSDNIPVKSFHYNEDVSDGDHHFLWGNAAFAFTARVTDSFAKYRWCANIIGPQGGGAVEDLPLYQFEAMGELQNKIPTQIEISDRREFELAEEGFMSLTMRKGSDNAAFFSANSIQQPKIFPNTEEGKQAELNYKLGTQLPYTFVVSRIAHYLKVLQRENIGTWKERGELEDELNNWIKQYVSDQENPGSGVRSRRPLRKAKIEVSDVAGEPGWYRVGMQLQPHFKYMGASFTLSLVGKLDKS comes from the coding sequence ATGTCTGAAAAACAACAGGAAACAGCGCAGGAAGGGGCAGTTCAAGAGGGAGAATCAATTTCTCTGCTGGACGAGATCGTTCGTGAGACGAAACTCTCACCCGGCGATGACGGCTATGATGTTACAAGACTTGGGCTGCAGACATTTATAGATGCTTTGCTCCAGCCCGACCGGGCAGAACATCGAGTGAGTCAAGGCTTGGTTGATGAAATGATAGCTGATCTGGATGATAAACTCTCCAGACAGATGAACTCAATCCTCCATAATAAAGAGTTCCAGCAGCTGGAGTCGGCCTGGCGTTCTCTCAAGTACCTTGTTGACCACACGGATTTTCGGGAAAATACCAAAATCGAAGTATTGAATGTCAGCAAACAGGATCTGATTGATGATTTTGAGGACTCCCCGGAGATCGTCAAATCTGGTCTCTATAAACTTGCCTATACAGCCGAGTATGGTCAATTCGGTGGACAACCCTACGGGATGATGGTGGGCAATTTTGACTTTGGCCCAGGCAATCAGGATATGGCGTTACTTCGTAATATAGCGAGCATTGCCTCTATGTCACATGCGCCATTTACAGCCGCAGCAGGTCCGTCCTTTTTCGGTCTTGACGATTTCTCTGGATTACCTAACTTAAAGGATCTGAAATCCATCTTTGATGGTCCCCAGTATGCAAAATGGCGTTCGTTACGCCAGTCCGAAGATTCGCGCAATGTGGGCCTTGCCCTTCCTCGCTTTCTTCTTCGCCTCCCCTACGGTTCGGACAACATTCCTGTAAAGAGCTTTCATTACAACGAGGATGTTTCTGATGGGGATCACCATTTTCTCTGGGGCAATGCCGCGTTCGCCTTTACAGCCAGAGTGACAGACAGCTTTGCCAAATACCGCTGGTGTGCCAATATCATAGGGCCACAAGGAGGTGGTGCGGTTGAAGATTTGCCTCTGTATCAGTTTGAGGCAATGGGCGAATTGCAAAATAAAATTCCTACCCAGATTGAGATCTCTGATCGACGAGAGTTTGAGCTGGCCGAAGAAGGATTTATGTCTCTGACTATGAGGAAAGGTAGTGATAATGCAGCATTTTTCTCGGCAAATTCTATTCAGCAGCCCAAAATTTTCCCTAATACAGAAGAAGGAAAACAGGCTGAACTCAATTATAAACTTGGAACCCAGTTACCTTACACCTTTGTTGTCAGCCGTATTGCCCATTATCTGAAGGTACTCCAGCGGGAAAATATCGGTACCTGGAAGGAGCGCGGTGAACTGGAGGATGAGCTCAATAACTGGATCAAGCAGTATGTGTCAGATCAGGAAAATCCTGGGTCAGGTGTTCGTAGTCGACGACCACTGCGCAAAGCAAAAATCGAAGTTTCAGATGTTGCTGGTGAACCTGGATGGTATAGGGTAGGTATGCAACTACAGCCACACTTTAAGTACATGGGGGCATCGTTCACCCTGTCACTCGTAGGTAAACTGGATAAATCGTAA
- the tssJ gene encoding type VI secretion system lipoprotein TssJ, with protein MVQRFIAQHAQKKIPLLFLLCLLLLTSCAADAPEPEWKYGEDAIDIVYRATPDLNTKDGDPNALLLVIYQLKEVNEFNRLAGYTEGLKQLLEAKVFDESVMALKKIYIEPGGARRITLDRAEHTRFVGIVAGYYDLEPYRCVTVQDIEYETEKHGLFKIWKNTKISLLGISLTLGRDGLRVIRKTEVKRGS; from the coding sequence ATGGTTCAACGATTTATAGCCCAGCACGCACAGAAAAAAATACCCCTTCTTTTTCTTCTTTGCCTTTTGCTTCTCACATCCTGCGCAGCCGATGCCCCGGAACCGGAATGGAAATACGGAGAAGATGCCATTGATATCGTCTACCGTGCAACACCGGATCTTAATACAAAGGACGGTGATCCCAATGCGCTGCTCCTGGTGATCTATCAGCTCAAAGAGGTTAACGAATTCAACCGCCTTGCAGGGTATACAGAGGGACTCAAACAACTGCTTGAAGCCAAAGTATTTGACGAGAGCGTGATGGCCCTGAAAAAAATCTATATTGAGCCGGGTGGTGCGCGTAGAATCACCCTTGATCGCGCAGAGCACACCCGTTTTGTTGGTATCGTTGCGGGCTATTACGACCTGGAACCCTACCGCTGTGTCACTGTACAAGACATTGAGTATGAAACAGAAAAACACGGATTATTCAAAATCTGGAAAAATACAAAAATCAGCCTGCTTGGCATCAGCCTTACCTTGGGACGGGACGGACTGCGGGTTATACGCAAAACGGAGGTAAAGCGTGGTTCCTGA
- the tssK gene encoding type VI secretion system baseplate subunit TssK: protein MVPEQPIFWHQGLFLQPQHFQHLDRYQQSLLYPTQFCLQPYFWGIQNIEINEAALLNRVVELTAFEAIFQDGTWVVLGKNAVLPSRSFADHEAVFIEDETFPLYIGLKHWDRFRPNVASEGEHAPEGIRYQKDIDPVECEDLYEGGPAASMYLLSHRLELFWKDELPDKDEYLLLPVGRLRTKGEEVRFSGRFIPPIFMLQGSPRLLQIAKQIREHIQARCRILETYKPAGSHAYKNMALENLNYLSALKSLNRYLTLLQHFIETPRVHPWTLYAVLRQFIGELSTFSDRMNALGQLRDGTTLLPAYDHLDLETCFNESLQLIGELLEGIVMGAENIISLTRKDDTFSCEIPPETLQQRNIYCLMVRLFADDDQVKDTMVRHVKIGHCDAIPVMIARALSGIPLEYRDIPPLGMARREDSWCFQLDIDHPRWREVTADGRLCLHWDNAPDDSIIELVITRI from the coding sequence GTGGTTCCTGAACAGCCAATATTTTGGCACCAAGGGTTATTTCTTCAGCCCCAGCATTTCCAGCATCTGGATCGCTATCAGCAGTCATTGCTCTATCCGACCCAATTCTGCCTACAGCCCTATTTCTGGGGAATTCAGAATATAGAAATTAACGAGGCTGCCCTGCTGAATAGGGTCGTCGAACTAACAGCCTTTGAAGCCATTTTTCAAGATGGTACCTGGGTTGTCCTGGGAAAGAATGCCGTCCTCCCTTCCCGGTCCTTTGCTGACCATGAAGCCGTCTTTATTGAAGATGAGACCTTTCCACTCTATATTGGCCTCAAACACTGGGACAGATTCCGTCCCAATGTGGCTTCAGAAGGCGAACACGCACCAGAAGGAATCCGATACCAAAAAGATATTGATCCAGTGGAATGTGAGGATCTCTATGAAGGCGGTCCGGCTGCTTCAATGTATCTCCTGAGCCATCGGTTGGAACTCTTCTGGAAAGACGAACTTCCAGACAAAGACGAGTATTTGCTTCTTCCTGTGGGCAGACTCCGAACAAAAGGTGAGGAGGTCCGCTTTTCAGGTCGCTTTATCCCGCCTATTTTTATGCTTCAGGGATCGCCACGTCTGCTGCAGATAGCCAAACAGATCCGTGAGCATATTCAGGCCCGATGCCGTATATTGGAGACCTATAAACCAGCAGGAAGTCATGCCTACAAAAACATGGCCCTTGAAAACCTGAATTATTTATCGGCTCTCAAATCGCTTAACCGCTACCTTACCCTGTTACAGCATTTTATCGAGACGCCCAGGGTGCATCCCTGGACATTATATGCTGTGCTCCGACAGTTTATAGGAGAACTGAGCACCTTCAGCGACAGGATGAATGCTCTGGGGCAGCTGCGTGACGGCACAACACTCCTTCCCGCCTATGATCATCTGGATCTTGAAACCTGCTTCAATGAGAGCCTGCAGCTGATAGGCGAGCTACTGGAGGGTATTGTCATGGGGGCTGAAAACATTATCAGCCTGACCAGAAAAGACGACACGTTCTCCTGTGAAATCCCCCCAGAGACTCTGCAACAACGCAATATATACTGCCTCATGGTTCGCCTCTTTGCTGATGACGACCAGGTAAAAGATACAATGGTTCGCCATGTTAAAATAGGCCATTGTGATGCAATCCCTGTTATGATCGCTCGAGCGCTCAGCGGTATTCCCTTAGAATACAGGGATATCCCTCCTCTGGGTATGGCTCGCCGAGAAGACAGTTGGTGTTTCCAACTTGACATTGATCATCCCCGCTGGAGAGAGGTCACAGCAGACGGTCGTCTCTGTCTCCACTGGGACAATGCTCCTGATGACTCGATAATAGAACTCGTCATCACTCGGATCTAA
- a CDS encoding DUF3467 domain-containing protein — protein sequence MADQEKDKQQQPHIQFHVPPDLEYVYRDIFNVYARPNDVLIEFGNHHRAMPEHASISNRIVMSISDAYLLVQTMQQALQKAQAQMQHKLSSSE from the coding sequence ATGGCAGACCAGGAAAAGGACAAGCAACAACAGCCTCATATTCAATTTCACGTTCCACCCGATCTTGAATATGTGTATCGTGATATCTTTAACGTCTACGCAAGACCAAATGACGTCCTGATTGAATTCGGTAACCATCACAGAGCAATGCCAGAGCATGCAAGTATCTCCAACCGGATAGTTATGTCGATCTCTGACGCCTACTTGTTAGTCCAGACAATGCAACAGGCCCTGCAGAAAGCACAGGCCCAAATGCAACACAAGCTTTCAAGTTCTGAATAA
- a CDS encoding type VI secretion protein IcmF/TssM N-terminal domain-containing protein produces the protein MLKNFSWLLLFLLVVLVAGAVGFWGINYLGWPTWLGVAVGAGLVGCFLFILFLKKYLVRRRGKKLVEQIVNQGQILEEDATPDLLQVRELEKSWYANLSLLRNSHLRSRGNPVYVLPWYLALGATGTGKTTAISNFALATSVTGTGQGSQTSATRNCDWWFLDKAVVLDTAGRYALPVEGTGDQEEWKRFLSLLAKHRKREPLNGILLFIGADKIREAADDLLRKKGQLLRNRIDNLMRTLGYKIPVRVIVSKMDFVPGFLGFADSVTSFDHDQVMGYWNRRGNPYWQEVLTEVMHETGERLRELRQEYVLGKRKYHPDLLIFPEKFEQLYSGLSKFLEPIFSENRFQETPYLAGIYFGSGRAPVAVEPSKQKKSFSEGKRTFFFSGLFSRILADGRERLEPVKEFVLWRRMTRSLGLLSWWLFCLFCAGLIGISFLNNQNSLDRAEYIAEEISFSKTKPSDPEDFNASVLELEKLRREIIKLEGLNQSHTLSNIHYGHAVNTEQELKARFCDLFESVLQQPLERRLALIIGKVNTGTSNELFADYASFSVEYVYLLKKYLQKKLTGEVSPEFSPAAARLLRFSDGTISSEVASTFAELNTYYLFWTKDRNRAVSRLKILQSDLLKLLANRTIDVSWLYQASITGTDPVTLSDFWSHILPKRYNLLFLVEGAFTENGRKNIYAFFDMAAEAMKPPADAASFSLPDNVEEDAGLSGDKILSTLWLRFQQLYQTDFFTRWYNFAENFPIARLSLDENNWREAAIRMTKASNPYFTLLRTMAKELKDFAHDQDFLQHHNWLKEKNKIEKDESTLGKVNKVDIPPWAETIISFEVVRNRAEELQKAEGKGASGLAAKLSGGVSTLTNAAASKLSKVGAGLDKKKAEAVVSETDLALAWDAYQEALTGLEAATPFKEKTFQVFGSWFKEAVNPGDEVSLYGKTYQAVGTLHGLAKGKYENAIAWQLIEGPFDFLTEFGLRESAAVLQQQWEEQIVAPAETIDPNKIPSFLFEKESGAVWKFVKGSGEPFLQNTVHGYQSREVFGRSLVFESFLYTFLDQGASVVINKQSDYRIEISNRPMKVNRDSTEEPYASVVTVQCAEDKIILENDNYPRTQNFTWSPDRCGDVNLTIEFPSATLHKSYKGNMAFAHFLSKFVDGALHFTPEDFPEEEGHLRNSNIREIILTYALSGQDPVLRLLELKPEVPQSIALPEKQHGEVVFN, from the coding sequence ATGTTGAAAAATTTTTCATGGCTCCTTCTTTTCCTCCTCGTTGTTTTAGTAGCTGGTGCGGTTGGTTTCTGGGGAATCAATTACCTGGGCTGGCCAACGTGGCTTGGTGTGGCTGTAGGAGCTGGCCTTGTTGGCTGCTTTCTTTTTATTCTCTTCCTGAAAAAATATCTGGTCCGGCGTAGAGGAAAAAAGCTGGTTGAACAGATTGTCAATCAAGGCCAAATACTAGAAGAGGATGCTACTCCAGACCTACTTCAGGTACGAGAGCTTGAAAAAAGCTGGTATGCCAACCTCTCCTTACTCCGCAATTCTCATCTCAGAAGCCGTGGGAATCCTGTCTACGTCCTTCCCTGGTACCTCGCTCTGGGGGCAACCGGCACAGGAAAAACGACTGCGATAAGTAATTTTGCCTTAGCAACCTCAGTAACCGGAACCGGTCAAGGCTCCCAGACCTCTGCTACGCGAAATTGCGATTGGTGGTTCTTGGACAAGGCCGTTGTGCTGGATACGGCTGGCCGTTATGCTCTTCCTGTAGAGGGGACCGGTGATCAAGAAGAATGGAAACGTTTTCTAAGCCTGCTCGCTAAGCACAGAAAAAGAGAGCCACTTAACGGTATCCTCCTTTTCATAGGCGCTGACAAGATTCGGGAGGCTGCGGATGATCTCCTCAGAAAAAAGGGCCAGCTGTTGCGCAATCGCATAGATAACCTGATGCGGACACTTGGGTACAAGATTCCAGTTCGTGTAATTGTCTCCAAGATGGATTTCGTCCCTGGTTTTCTCGGCTTTGCCGACAGTGTTACTTCATTTGATCACGATCAAGTGATGGGATACTGGAATCGCCGAGGCAACCCCTACTGGCAGGAAGTCCTCACTGAGGTCATGCATGAAACCGGAGAACGCCTACGGGAACTCAGACAGGAATATGTGCTCGGAAAAAGAAAGTACCACCCCGACCTTCTCATTTTTCCAGAAAAATTTGAACAACTTTATAGCGGATTAAGCAAATTTCTCGAACCGATCTTCTCAGAAAATCGATTTCAGGAAACACCCTATCTTGCTGGCATTTATTTTGGTAGTGGTCGAGCACCAGTTGCGGTCGAACCATCAAAGCAGAAAAAGAGCTTTTCTGAGGGAAAGCGTACCTTTTTCTTTTCCGGGCTTTTTTCCCGAATCTTGGCCGATGGACGAGAACGCCTTGAACCTGTTAAAGAATTTGTACTTTGGCGAAGAATGACCAGAAGTCTCGGGCTGTTGAGCTGGTGGCTTTTCTGCCTTTTCTGCGCAGGCCTGATTGGAATATCCTTTCTCAATAACCAGAACAGCCTGGACCGCGCTGAATATATAGCCGAGGAAATCTCTTTTTCAAAAACAAAGCCTTCTGATCCTGAGGACTTCAACGCCTCAGTCCTGGAACTGGAAAAATTACGCAGAGAAATAATAAAGCTGGAAGGATTGAACCAATCCCACACCTTGTCGAATATTCACTACGGCCATGCCGTCAATACAGAGCAAGAGCTCAAAGCACGATTTTGCGACCTCTTTGAATCTGTGCTGCAACAGCCTTTAGAGAGACGGCTCGCTCTCATAATCGGTAAAGTGAATACAGGGACTTCAAACGAACTTTTTGCAGATTATGCCTCTTTCAGCGTAGAATACGTTTACTTGTTAAAAAAATATCTTCAGAAAAAACTTACCGGAGAAGTGAGCCCAGAATTTAGTCCGGCAGCAGCGCGTCTTCTTCGTTTTTCAGATGGAACAATCTCTTCCGAGGTAGCTAGTACTTTTGCTGAATTGAATACTTACTATCTCTTTTGGACGAAAGACCGCAACAGAGCTGTATCCCGGCTCAAAATTCTTCAATCTGACCTCCTGAAACTACTCGCTAACAGGACTATCGACGTTTCCTGGCTTTACCAGGCTTCTATTACAGGTACTGATCCCGTCACCTTGAGTGATTTCTGGTCTCATATCTTGCCAAAGAGATATAACCTGCTTTTCCTGGTGGAAGGTGCTTTTACAGAAAACGGACGCAAAAATATTTATGCCTTCTTTGATATGGCTGCTGAGGCTATGAAGCCACCAGCGGATGCGGCTTCTTTCTCCTTACCAGACAACGTAGAGGAGGACGCAGGTCTATCTGGGGACAAGATACTCTCTACGCTCTGGCTGCGTTTTCAACAGCTGTACCAAACGGACTTTTTTACCCGCTGGTATAATTTTGCAGAGAATTTTCCTATCGCACGCTTATCCCTTGATGAGAATAACTGGCGCGAAGCTGCCATCCGTATGACCAAGGCCTCCAATCCCTACTTCACCCTTCTCAGAACAATGGCAAAGGAGCTCAAGGACTTTGCCCATGACCAAGATTTCCTACAACACCATAACTGGTTAAAAGAAAAAAATAAAATCGAGAAAGATGAATCGACACTGGGCAAAGTAAACAAGGTTGATATTCCTCCTTGGGCCGAAACCATTATCTCATTTGAAGTGGTGCGGAACCGTGCTGAAGAACTTCAGAAGGCTGAAGGGAAAGGCGCATCGGGCCTTGCAGCTAAATTAAGCGGCGGGGTCAGTACACTCACAAATGCGGCAGCAAGTAAGCTCAGTAAAGTTGGGGCAGGGCTCGACAAAAAAAAGGCAGAAGCTGTTGTTTCCGAGACCGACCTGGCCCTTGCATGGGATGCATACCAGGAGGCATTAACAGGACTTGAGGCAGCAACACCTTTTAAAGAAAAAACTTTTCAGGTGTTTGGCAGTTGGTTCAAAGAAGCTGTTAATCCAGGTGATGAAGTATCATTATACGGCAAAACATATCAAGCTGTTGGCACACTTCATGGACTGGCTAAAGGAAAGTATGAAAATGCTATTGCCTGGCAACTAATTGAAGGACCATTTGACTTCCTCACGGAATTTGGTCTGCGAGAAAGTGCTGCTGTCCTTCAACAACAATGGGAGGAACAGATTGTCGCGCCAGCAGAGACCATTGATCCCAATAAAATCCCCAGTTTCCTTTTTGAAAAAGAAAGCGGTGCAGTATGGAAATTTGTTAAAGGCTCTGGAGAGCCTTTTCTGCAAAACACGGTACATGGATACCAATCAAGGGAAGTTTTCGGACGTTCCTTGGTTTTTGAATCTTTCCTCTACACATTCCTTGACCAAGGAGCCTCCGTGGTTATCAATAAACAGTCTGATTACCGAATCGAAATCAGCAATCGCCCCATGAAGGTCAATAGGGATTCCACAGAGGAACCTTATGCCTCCGTCGTCACCGTACAATGTGCTGAGGACAAGATCATCCTAGAAAATGACAATTACCCGAGAACGCAAAACTTTACTTGGTCACCGGATAGATGCGGAGATGTCAATTTGACTATTGAATTCCCTAGTGCAACCCTGCACAAATCCTATAAAGGAAATATGGCTTTTGCTCACTTTCTCTCAAAATTTGTTGATGGTGCCCTTCATTTCACTCCAGAAGACTTTCCAGAAGAAGAAGGTCATCTCCGCAATTCAAATATCAGAGAGATTATATTAACATATGCTCTTAGCGGGCAGGATCCTGTTCTTCGATTACTGGAATTAAAACCCGAGGTCCCACAATCCATTGCTCTGCCTGAAAAGCAGCATGGAGAGGTTGTTTTTAACTGA
- a CDS encoding DUF4150 domain-containing protein, translated as MFANCSMPGMDIAFPDVCKTPVGPAIVPIPYPNIAMKTMAVPPTTSMKHLIMFMPSHHVGTTVPTTMGDNAGALGGVASQIMMGPARNTKSSMKVITGGMPATRMLDTTMQNLTNASGMTLVPGQFKVLYLS; from the coding sequence ATGTTTGCAAATTGTTCAATGCCCGGCATGGATATAGCGTTTCCTGATGTCTGCAAGACACCGGTAGGGCCTGCCATCGTTCCAATTCCATATCCTAATATAGCGATGAAAACTATGGCCGTTCCCCCTACGACATCAATGAAACATCTTATCATGTTCATGCCATCTCACCATGTAGGAACAACTGTCCCCACCACTATGGGAGATAATGCAGGGGCATTGGGTGGTGTTGCTTCCCAAATTATGATGGGTCCTGCCCGTAACACGAAAAGCAGTATGAAGGTTATTACCGGTGGGATGCCTGCCACACGAATGCTGGACACCACTATGCAGAATCTGACCAACGCATCCGGCATGACCTTGGTCCCTGGCCAATTTAAAGTCTTATATCTCTCATAG
- the tssB gene encoding type VI secretion system contractile sheath small subunit — MAQQGSVAPKERVNVVYRPATGDAKEEVELPLKVLVMGDFTLREDDRAVEDRKPINIDKENFNDVLAGQKLKLNTVVPDTLSSEPDAEMALELDFNSIKDFSPDEIVEKVPQLKQLLELREALKAVKGPLGNVPAFKKKLASLMDDEEARAKLLAELKIEV, encoded by the coding sequence ATGGCACAGCAAGGATCTGTCGCACCTAAGGAACGGGTTAACGTTGTTTATCGGCCTGCAACCGGAGATGCAAAGGAAGAAGTTGAGCTCCCTCTCAAGGTGCTGGTGATGGGCGACTTCACTTTGCGGGAAGATGATCGCGCTGTTGAAGACCGAAAACCCATCAATATCGACAAAGAGAATTTCAATGATGTCCTTGCCGGACAAAAGCTTAAATTGAATACTGTTGTTCCAGACACCCTGTCCAGTGAGCCAGATGCGGAAATGGCTCTTGAGCTTGATTTCAACTCAATCAAAGATTTTTCTCCAGACGAAATAGTAGAAAAAGTCCCACAACTCAAACAATTACTTGAGCTACGGGAAGCACTGAAAGCAGTTAAAGGACCTCTGGGGAACGTCCCGGCGTTCAAAAAGAAACTTGCATCTCTTATGGATGATGAAGAAGCCAGGGCAAAACTCCTGGCAGAGCTCAAGATTGAGGTATAA
- the tssA gene encoding type VI secretion system protein TssA, which produces MNREQIKNLGKTPIDGDSPVGKDVSYEPNFEELTNELEKLSSPTAEGGVNWERVAELGITILRDESKNLVVACYLNVALLYTENLQGFAVGVHILRNMLDTWWDTMYPPKKRKKGRINTLNWWNEKLLQLLPEQEIETWPSDQRQQLLEDLDCIDALIAEKLEDGPMLRQLKDMISRLVNEEAPPEPAPEPIQEPELDPEPEPEKQKVPATPPEPSEQESKKSKPSSSPQVAPPAEDDKEAAGYLRQGLNLLGRAATQVFQTDMAKPLPYQLNRLVAWSELDGLPPATNNVTMLPPPDEQIVSLLEKMFQNENWENLLEAAESRVREHLFWLDLSYYAFRALKGCGHLLAAQAVETETRLHVLRLPGIELLSFNDERPFVSQQTRDWLASPPPAGQGGGATPSPSSEATGEEQQQEVVQHVEEAIRVSASSGIQEALTWLTEKKKSATSPRQEFMYDVGFCRLLFQADRTDMSLSFAEHLLMLIDQHNLEKWEPKLAVQALVASYQCLLKNNVILNEDEVLLQRKQVMDRLALLAPDQLFLLI; this is translated from the coding sequence GTGAATAGAGAACAGATAAAAAATCTCGGCAAAACTCCGATAGATGGTGATTCACCCGTTGGCAAGGATGTTAGCTACGAACCAAATTTCGAGGAACTAACCAATGAATTAGAGAAACTCTCCTCGCCCACAGCTGAAGGGGGCGTGAATTGGGAGCGTGTTGCTGAACTTGGCATAACAATTCTTCGCGACGAATCAAAAAATCTCGTGGTTGCCTGTTATCTCAATGTAGCTCTCCTCTACACAGAAAATTTGCAGGGATTTGCAGTTGGAGTCCATATTCTTCGCAATATGCTGGACACTTGGTGGGACACAATGTATCCCCCAAAGAAGAGAAAAAAAGGGCGAATCAATACGCTCAATTGGTGGAATGAAAAACTGCTTCAACTCTTGCCTGAACAGGAGATAGAGACATGGCCTAGCGACCAACGACAGCAACTCCTTGAGGACCTTGACTGCATTGATGCCCTGATCGCAGAAAAGCTGGAAGATGGCCCCATGCTCAGGCAATTAAAGGATATGATCTCCCGGTTAGTCAACGAAGAGGCTCCTCCTGAACCTGCTCCTGAGCCGATACAGGAACCAGAGCTTGACCCGGAACCTGAGCCAGAGAAACAAAAAGTACCTGCTACCCCACCCGAGCCGTCGGAACAGGAGAGCAAAAAATCTAAACCATCTTCTTCACCACAGGTAGCTCCTCCAGCTGAAGATGACAAAGAGGCCGCAGGGTATCTCCGTCAAGGACTGAATCTGCTTGGCCGTGCAGCGACACAGGTTTTTCAAACAGATATGGCAAAGCCCTTACCGTATCAGCTTAATCGCCTTGTTGCCTGGAGCGAACTTGATGGGCTACCACCGGCCACAAACAACGTCACCATGTTGCCTCCACCTGATGAACAGATTGTTTCTCTCCTTGAAAAAATGTTTCAAAACGAAAACTGGGAGAATCTGCTGGAGGCCGCAGAGTCCAGAGTGAGAGAACACCTATTCTGGCTGGACCTGAGTTATTACGCCTTCAGGGCTTTGAAAGGCTGCGGACATTTACTAGCAGCTCAGGCTGTGGAGACAGAAACCCGGCTACACGTTCTTCGCTTACCTGGCATCGAATTGCTCTCTTTCAACGATGAACGTCCCTTTGTCTCGCAGCAGACCAGAGATTGGCTTGCCTCCCCGCCTCCTGCTGGGCAAGGAGGAGGAGCCACACCCTCTCCTTCCTCTGAAGCAACAGGTGAAGAGCAGCAACAGGAGGTTGTTCAGCATGTGGAAGAGGCTATCCGTGTCAGTGCCAGTTCCGGTATCCAGGAAGCCCTCACCTGGTTGACGGAAAAGAAAAAAAGCGCAACATCGCCTCGCCAGGAGTTTATGTATGATGTGGGGTTCTGCCGCCTGCTTTTCCAGGCTGACCGAACCGACATGTCCCTTTCATTTGCTGAACATCTGCTTATGCTAATTGATCAACACAACTTAGAAAAATGGGAGCCTAAACTGGCTGTACAGGCCTTAGTTGCATCGTATCAATGTCTCTTAAAAAACAATGTTATTCTTAATGAAGACGAAGTGCTATTACAAAGAAAACAAGTTATGGATCGACTTGCTTTACTTGCCCCTGACCAGCTATTCTTATTGATATAG